One part of the Gossypium raimondii isolate GPD5lz chromosome 1, ASM2569854v1, whole genome shotgun sequence genome encodes these proteins:
- the LOC105786928 gene encoding uncharacterized protein LOC105786928 has product MLHILERVTGTSTGAVGRGSILERLWLNGAKIFKVATGYERCVRFEDGLRDELRVLIAVQRERDFAALIEKEKITEDVKCSESQNREKDRRPRKKVRFDGPVRVGVFVARPQPCADCGRHHLGECWKKIGACFKCGSIEHQVKNFLQRPVQMQVTDSGVGNIEERQPALVYAARHREDGDAPDVIIGTFLIHNVPYTALIDIRSTHSYTACTVSGTLDIMCESTVNEMTVLSPLGQSVRVDKLFRYVPLEVQGVIFLADLMELPFSEFDLILGMDWLVKHRVSLDCAAKCMVLKTIEDEEVAVIGERRDFLSNVISALRADKLVCKGCEAFLAYVGVSNSEGLFVGDIRTVKDFSDVFPDELPRLPPSREVEFGNELLPGTTPMSIAPYRMALKKLVELKAQIQELLDRGFIRPSVSPKEAPVLFLRVKEAVVYKTAFRIRYGHYEFLVIPFGLTNAPAAFMDLMNRVFQPYLDRFVVVFIDDILVYSRIEDEHDAHLRIVL; this is encoded by the exons ATGCTCCATATTCTAGAAAGGGTCACAGGGACTAGTACTGGTGCTGTGGGCCGTGGGTCAATTTTAGAACGACTCTGGTTGAATGGAGCGAAAATCTTCAAGG TGGCGACTGGATATGAACGCTGTGTGCGATTTGAGGATGGCCTTCGGGATGAGTTACGAGTCTTAATAGCTGTGCAGAGGGAGCGAGATTTCGCTGCCCtgattgaaaaggaaaaaatcacCGAGGATGTGAAGTGCTCTGAGAGCCAGAACCGTGAGAAGGATAG AAGGCCTAGAAAGAAAGTCAGGTTTGATGGACCAGTCCGAGTTGGGGTTTTTGTTGCAAGACCACAGCCTTGTGCTGATTGTGGGAGACATCATCTGGGTGAGTGCTGGAAAAAGATCGGAGCATGTTTCAAATGTGGGTCTATTGAGCATCAAGTTAAGAATTTTCTTCAGAGGCCTGTTCAGATGCAAGTTACAG ATAGTGGTGTAGGAAATATTGAGGAGAGGCAGCCAGCACTGGTCTATGCTGCTCGGCATCGAGAGGATGGTGATGCTCCAGATGTTATAATCGGTACATTCCTAATTCATAATGTACCTTACACTGCTTTAATTGATATAAGGTCTACGCATTCATACACTGCATGCACTGTGTCTGGCACCTTGGATATCATGTGTGAGAGTACTGTTAATGAGATGACTGTATTAAGTCCACTGGGACAATCAGTAAGGGTAGACAAGTTGTTTAGATATGTACCCCTAGAGGTTCAAGGAGTTATATTTCTAGCAGATTTGATGGAGCTACCGTTTAGTGAATTCGACCTAATcttgggaatggattggttggttaaaCACCGTGTAAGTTTGGATTGTGCTGCTAAGTGTATGGTGTTAAAGACTATTGAAGATGAGGAGGTGGCTGTGATTGGGGAGCGAAGGGACTTTCTGTCTAATGTGATTTCTGCATTAAGGGCCGATAAGCTAGTTTGTAAGGGTTGTGAGGCGTTTCTAGCCTATGTTGGTGTATCAAATTCTGAAGGTCTTTTTGTTGGAGATATTAGAACGGTTAAGGATTTCTCTGATGTATTTCCTGATGAGCTCCCTAGGTTACCTCCGAGCCgcgaagttgaatttggtaatGAGCTCCTGCCAGGAACAACTCCAATGTCAATCGCCCCTTATAGGATGGCACTGAAAAAGCTGgtggaattaaaagctcaaatccAAGAATTATTGGATCGAGGTTTCATTCGACCTAGCGTGTCACCAAAGGAAGCACCAGTGTTGTTC ttgagagttaaggAGGCTGTTGTGTATAAGACTGCGTTTAGGATTCGTTAtggtcattacgagttcctagtgatacCGTTTGGGCTGACGAATGCACCAGCAGCCttcatggacttgatgaatcgaGTATTCCAACCCTACTTGGATCGGTTCGTGGTGGTATTTATAGACGATATCTTGGTGTATTCGAGAAtcgaggatgagcatgatgcaCATCTCCGAATTGTTTTGTAG
- the LOC128042410 gene encoding uncharacterized protein LOC128042410 — translation MQEGKVVPYSSRQLKPYKANYPTHDLELAAVVFTLKIWRHYLYGEKCRIYIDYKSLKYLITQKELNLRQRRWIELLKDYDCSIEYHSGKTNVVADALSRRVVSDLRAMFAHLSVFDDGSLLAELQVESGETSDFGLNNKGVLCFRRRVCVLRDTDLRQSILREAYSSYCAMHLDENKMYRDLHELYWCPGLKRKVTDFVFRTDYSLQKLAKLYVAKIVRLHRVPVSIISDRDPRFTS, via the exons ATGCAGGAGGGTAAAGTAGTTCCTTATtcgtctcgtcagcttaagccTTACAAGGCGAATTACCCTACTCATGACTTGGAGTTAGCTGCTGTGGTATTCACACTGAAAATTTGGAGGCACTATCTCTACGGTGAGAAGTGTAGAATCTACATAGATTACAAGAGTCTTAAGTACCTCAtcactcagaaggagttgaatcttaggcagcgaaGATGGATagagttgcttaaggattatgattgctCGATTGAATACCATTCTGGTAAGACTAACGTGGTAGCTGACGCACTGAGCCGTAGGGTTGTATCTGATTTGAGAGCAATGTTTGCTCATCTCAGTGtgtttgatgatggtagctTGTTGGCTGAGTTGCAA GTTGAGAGTGGGGAAACTTCAGATTTTGGGTTGAATAATAAAGGAGTACTGTGCTTCCGTCGGAGAGTCTGTGTACTGAGGGATACTGATTTGAGGCAGTCTATACTGCGAGAGGCGTATAGTAGTTATTGCGCTATGCATCTCGACGAGAATAAAATGTACCGAGATCTTCATGAGTTATACTGGTGTCCAGGACTGAAACGTAAAGTAACGGATTTTGTGT TCCGTACTGATTACTCTTTGCAGAAGTTGGCTAAACTGTATGTGGCTAAGATTGTAAGACTGCATAGGGTACCGGTTTccattatatcagatagagatcctcgCTTCACGTCTTGA